One region of Myxococcus stipitatus genomic DNA includes:
- a CDS encoding enoyl-CoA hydratase-related protein, translated as MAYENIRLEHEGAIALLTIDRPKALNALNSKTLQELEAAVQSLGADTRALIITGGGEKAFVAGADIAEMASLPASQAREFAALGHRVFAMLEALPIPTIAAVNGFALGGGCELALACDFIYASEKAQLGLPEVGLGVIPGFGGTQRLTRLVGRARAKELVFTGGRIDAAKAKEIGLVLEVVPAADLLAHCKGVAGKILKNGPLAISQAKRVIEFGADQDLRAANELERQGFAALFGSDDQREGMKAFLEKRPAVFTGK; from the coding sequence ATGGCCTACGAGAACATCCGTCTGGAGCACGAGGGCGCCATCGCGCTCCTCACCATCGACCGTCCCAAGGCGCTCAACGCCCTCAACAGCAAGACGCTGCAGGAGCTGGAGGCGGCCGTGCAGTCCCTGGGCGCGGACACCCGCGCGCTCATCATCACCGGCGGGGGCGAGAAGGCCTTCGTCGCCGGCGCCGACATCGCGGAGATGGCGTCGCTGCCCGCGTCCCAGGCGCGCGAGTTCGCCGCCCTCGGCCACCGCGTCTTCGCCATGCTGGAGGCGCTGCCCATCCCGACCATCGCCGCGGTGAACGGCTTCGCGCTCGGCGGTGGCTGCGAGCTGGCCCTGGCCTGCGACTTCATCTACGCGTCGGAGAAGGCGCAGCTCGGCCTCCCCGAGGTCGGCCTGGGCGTCATCCCGGGGTTCGGCGGCACCCAGCGGCTCACCCGGCTGGTGGGGCGCGCGCGCGCCAAGGAGCTGGTCTTCACCGGTGGCCGCATCGACGCGGCGAAGGCGAAGGAGATCGGCCTGGTGCTCGAGGTCGTCCCCGCCGCCGACCTGCTCGCGCACTGCAAGGGCGTGGCCGGGAAGATCCTCAAGAACGGCCCGCTGGCCATCTCCCAGGCCAAGCGCGTCATCGAGTTCGGCGCGGACCAGGACCTGCGCGCCGCCAACGAGCTGGAGCGCCAGGGCTTCGCCGCGCTGTTCGGTTCGGACGACCAGCGCGAGGGCATGAAGGCGTTCCTGGAGAAGCGTCCCGCCGTCTTCACCGGCAAGTGA
- a CDS encoding 3-hydroxyacyl-CoA dehydrogenase family protein, with protein sequence MATEHIVVVGAGQMGAGIAQVALQAGLRVTLADVSKEGLAKGADRIRAGLKKLVEKGKLDAAKQQAAEANLSTLTNVTEAKDVDFAIEAVTENEDLKRRIFQDLDAVVRPGGILATNTSSIPITRIAASTKRPESVIGMHFMNPVPVMQLVELIRGAATSEETYATTRALSERMGKTTVVSKDYPGFIVNRILIPMLNEACYALMEGLGSAEDIDTAMKLGTNQPMGPLQLADFIGLDTVLYIAEVLHKGLGDPKYRPCPLLRQYVDAGWFGKKSGRGFYKY encoded by the coding sequence ATGGCTACGGAGCACATCGTCGTCGTCGGGGCCGGGCAGATGGGCGCGGGGATCGCGCAGGTGGCGTTGCAGGCGGGCCTGCGCGTCACGCTCGCGGACGTGTCCAAGGAGGGCCTCGCCAAGGGCGCGGACCGCATCCGCGCGGGCCTGAAGAAGCTGGTGGAGAAGGGCAAGCTGGACGCGGCGAAGCAGCAGGCCGCCGAGGCCAACCTCTCCACGCTGACGAACGTCACCGAGGCCAAGGACGTCGACTTCGCCATCGAGGCGGTGACGGAGAACGAGGACCTCAAGCGCCGCATCTTCCAGGACCTGGACGCCGTCGTCCGGCCGGGCGGCATCCTCGCCACCAACACCTCGTCCATTCCCATCACCCGCATCGCCGCGTCCACGAAGCGCCCCGAGTCCGTCATCGGGATGCACTTCATGAACCCGGTGCCGGTGATGCAGTTGGTGGAGCTCATCCGCGGCGCGGCCACCTCCGAGGAGACCTACGCCACCACGCGCGCGCTCTCCGAGCGCATGGGCAAGACGACGGTCGTCTCCAAGGACTACCCGGGCTTCATCGTCAACCGCATCCTCATCCCCATGCTGAACGAGGCCTGCTACGCCCTGATGGAGGGCCTGGGCAGCGCGGAGGACATCGACACCGCGATGAAGCTGGGCACCAACCAGCCCATGGGCCCGCTGCAGCTGGCGGACTTCATCGGCCTGGACACCGTGCTCTACATCGCCGAGGTCCTGCACAAGGGCCTGGGCGACCCCAAGTACCGCCCGTGTCCGTTGCTGCGCCAGTACGTGGACGCCGGCTGGTTCGGCAAGAAGAGCGGTCGCGGCTTCTACAAGTACTGA
- the apbC gene encoding iron-sulfur cluster carrier protein ApbC, whose translation MSVSEADVLAAMSKVMDPELHVDLVKAGMVKDVRVSGDTAKLKIELTTPACPMKGKIQADAEAALKAVPGLKSFDIEWGAQVRAAGGAMPTGGLLPKVKNIILVGAGKGGVGKSTVALNLATALAQHGAKVGLLDADFYGPSVPLMTGLADKKPVSPDGKSLDPLVAHGIKVMSIGFLVEADQALIWRGPMLHGALMQLVRDVNWGELDYLVLDLPPGTGDVALSLSQSIRAAGAVLVTTPQDVALADVVRAKQMFDKVHIPVLGIVENMSQFVCPNCSHVTPIFNHGGGRKAAEMFGIPFLGEVPLDLKVRVSGDSGVPVVVGHKDSPEAKAFLEVARNVAGRVSAQGAKGIPLPVVQAR comes from the coding sequence ATGAGCGTTTCCGAGGCCGACGTCCTCGCGGCGATGTCGAAGGTGATGGACCCCGAGCTCCACGTGGATCTGGTGAAGGCGGGGATGGTGAAGGACGTCCGCGTGAGCGGAGACACCGCGAAGCTCAAGATCGAGCTCACCACGCCCGCCTGCCCCATGAAGGGGAAGATCCAGGCGGACGCGGAGGCCGCCCTCAAGGCCGTCCCCGGCCTGAAGTCCTTCGACATCGAGTGGGGCGCGCAGGTGCGCGCCGCTGGAGGCGCCATGCCGACGGGGGGACTGCTGCCCAAGGTGAAGAACATCATCCTCGTGGGCGCCGGAAAGGGCGGGGTGGGCAAGAGCACCGTCGCCCTCAACCTGGCCACCGCGCTGGCCCAGCACGGCGCCAAGGTGGGCCTGCTCGACGCCGACTTCTACGGCCCCTCCGTCCCCCTCATGACGGGCCTGGCCGACAAGAAGCCCGTCAGCCCCGACGGCAAGTCGCTCGACCCGCTCGTGGCCCACGGCATCAAGGTCATGTCCATCGGCTTCCTCGTCGAAGCCGACCAGGCCCTCATCTGGCGCGGCCCCATGCTCCACGGCGCCCTCATGCAGCTGGTGCGCGACGTGAACTGGGGCGAGCTGGACTACCTCGTCCTCGACCTGCCCCCCGGCACCGGTGACGTGGCCCTCTCTCTGTCCCAGTCCATCCGCGCCGCCGGTGCGGTGCTGGTGACGACGCCGCAGGACGTGGCGCTGGCCGACGTGGTCCGCGCCAAGCAGATGTTCGACAAGGTGCACATCCCCGTGCTGGGCATCGTGGAGAACATGTCCCAGTTCGTCTGCCCCAACTGCTCGCACGTCACGCCCATCTTCAACCACGGCGGCGGTCGCAAGGCGGCGGAGATGTTCGGCATCCCGTTCCTCGGAGAGGTTCCGCTGGACTTGAAGGTGCGTGTGTCGGGAGACTCGGGCGTGCCGGTGGTGGTGGGGCACAAGGACAGCCCGGAGGCCAAGGCCTTCCTGGAGGTCGCTCGCAACGTCGCCGGCCGCGTCTCGGCCCAGGGCGCGAAGGGAATCCCCCTTCCCGTGGTACAGGCTCGCTGA
- a CDS encoding toxin-antitoxin system YwqK family antitoxin, producing MTTRVHAKKVSMADDGLHYCEGQPFTGVAYTEYPDGTLRSETSYLDGLLSGPSRGWSKNGRLVDEAEYLRDVIHGVAREWTPEGVLISEMVCEYGVKKSERKWDDDGTLVEEYVLDESDPNFALLQSFRKLYGPQPA from the coding sequence ATGACGACCCGTGTCCACGCCAAGAAGGTCTCCATGGCCGATGACGGCCTCCATTACTGCGAGGGACAGCCCTTCACGGGGGTTGCCTACACGGAGTATCCGGATGGCACGCTCCGCAGCGAGACCTCCTATCTGGATGGGCTGCTTTCTGGCCCCAGCAGGGGATGGAGCAAGAACGGAAGGCTGGTCGACGAGGCCGAATATCTCCGCGACGTCATCCATGGGGTCGCGCGCGAGTGGACGCCGGAGGGCGTGCTCATCTCCGAGATGGTGTGCGAGTACGGCGTGAAGAAGAGCGAGCGGAAGTGGGACGATGATGGGACGCTCGTCGAGGAGTACGTGCTCGACGAGTCGGATCCCAACTTCGCGCTCCTCCAGTCCTTCAGGAAGCTGTACGGGCCGCAGCCCGCATGA